In Halopelagius inordinatus, a single genomic region encodes these proteins:
- a CDS encoding extracellular solute-binding protein, translated as MTDRDGRSFDRRRFLAGVGAAGAAGLAGCSGLPFGDSSPSDDGESTENGSAAFDEFRGSGPLVEGRSDLGGTRIEDLPELSGELVIYLGGGEGGLYRDLLDRLRQIYPDFEPVARDYGTAEGANTIISESEASPADVFWSVDAGSLSAVAGEGLTAQLPSEVVEPVPSEFHPDDQWVGTAGRARAVPYNTEKLSADDVPDSVMDFPDSEAVASSIGWAPTYGAFQAFVTAMRLIEGEDATRQWLREMVDAGASQYNNEFLVSNAVADGELDTGFANHYYALRVQASRPDAPLDLAFTSGDAGALINTAGAAVLSASDNGDLANNFVRHLLSSEAQEFFATHTYAYPMVSGIPPVGGLPTIDELNPPEIDLSKLSEIQPTLELMREVGVL; from the coding sequence ATGACTGACCGCGACGGGCGTTCGTTCGACCGTCGACGGTTCCTCGCGGGCGTCGGTGCCGCGGGGGCGGCCGGACTGGCCGGATGTAGCGGCCTCCCGTTCGGAGACAGTTCCCCCTCCGACGACGGCGAGAGCACCGAGAACGGGTCCGCCGCCTTCGACGAGTTCCGCGGGTCCGGCCCCCTCGTGGAGGGGCGGTCCGACCTCGGCGGGACGCGAATCGAGGACCTCCCGGAACTCTCCGGGGAGTTGGTCATCTACCTCGGCGGCGGCGAGGGCGGACTCTACCGCGACTTGCTCGACCGACTGCGGCAGATATACCCCGACTTCGAACCGGTCGCGCGCGACTACGGCACCGCCGAAGGGGCAAACACCATCATCAGCGAATCGGAGGCGTCGCCCGCGGACGTGTTCTGGTCCGTCGACGCCGGGTCGCTCTCGGCCGTCGCCGGGGAGGGCCTGACCGCCCAACTCCCCTCTGAGGTCGTAGAGCCCGTCCCGTCGGAGTTCCACCCCGACGACCAGTGGGTCGGCACGGCCGGACGCGCGCGGGCGGTTCCGTACAACACCGAGAAGTTGTCCGCAGACGACGTTCCGGACTCCGTGATGGACTTTCCCGACTCGGAGGCGGTGGCCAGTTCCATCGGCTGGGCCCCGACGTACGGCGCGTTCCAGGCGTTCGTCACCGCGATGCGCCTCATAGAGGGCGAAGACGCGACGCGGCAGTGGCTTCGAGAGATGGTGGACGCCGGAGCCAGCCAGTACAACAACGAGTTCCTCGTCTCGAACGCCGTCGCCGACGGCGAACTCGATACCGGCTTTGCGAACCACTACTACGCGCTCCGCGTGCAGGCGTCTCGCCCCGACGCTCCGTTGGACCTCGCGTTCACGAGCGGTGACGCCGGCGCACTGATAAACACGGCGGGGGCGGCGGTGCTCTCCGCGAGCGACAACGGTGACCTCGCGAACAACTTCGTCCGTCACCTGCTGTCCTCGGAAGCACAGGAGTTCTTCGCGACGCACACCTACGCGTACCCGATGGTTTCGGGCATCCCACCGGTCGGCGGTCTGCCGACCATCGACGAACTGAACCCGCCCGAGATCGACCTCTCGAAGCTCTCGGAGATACAACCGACGCTCGAACTGATGCGGGAGGTCGGCGTCCTCTGA
- a CDS encoding alpha-1 4-glucan-protein synthase encodes MSVKQDICVVVPTIREYECMREYVSNARDHGFDTDRLFVVLVTEDFCDTEGMRAMLDEEGVEGAVFDGRAREEWFEARGLSEYAHLIPEASHAQTSFGLLYLWANDRFEYGVFIDDDTRPHADEDYFGTHMENLHHEGDVETVRSDESWVNVLYQSDSDLYPRGYPYAAMDETVETTEESVDSVVASQGLWTNVPDLDAVRILMDGDLQGQAQTRTDADDFERDFVAAEGQYLTVCSMNLAFRREVVPAFYQLPMDDNGWDVGRFDDIWSGLFLKRACDVLGKQVYNGGPLCHHDKAPRSTFDDLANEVAGLELNEHVWEVVDDAAADADSFREAFAEMADALAEGDFAEWNNGEFLNYCGEYMRDWLDCLAELDALAAEERAVVADD; translated from the coding sequence ATGAGCGTCAAGCAGGACATCTGCGTCGTGGTGCCGACGATTCGAGAGTACGAGTGCATGCGCGAGTACGTCTCGAACGCGAGAGACCACGGTTTCGACACGGACCGACTGTTCGTCGTCTTGGTGACCGAAGACTTCTGCGACACGGAGGGAATGCGCGCGATGCTCGACGAGGAGGGCGTCGAGGGCGCGGTGTTCGACGGGCGTGCGCGAGAGGAGTGGTTCGAGGCGCGCGGCCTCTCCGAGTACGCGCACCTGATTCCCGAGGCGAGTCACGCGCAGACGTCGTTCGGACTGCTCTACCTCTGGGCGAACGACCGCTTCGAGTACGGCGTCTTCATCGACGACGACACCCGACCCCACGCCGACGAAGACTACTTCGGCACCCACATGGAGAACCTCCACCACGAGGGCGACGTCGAGACAGTTCGCTCCGACGAGTCGTGGGTCAACGTGCTCTATCAGAGCGACAGCGACCTCTACCCCCGCGGCTACCCCTACGCCGCGATGGACGAGACAGTGGAGACGACGGAAGAATCCGTAGACTCTGTGGTCGCCTCTCAGGGCCTGTGGACGAACGTGCCGGACTTAGACGCCGTCCGCATCCTGATGGACGGCGACCTGCAGGGACAGGCCCAGACTCGCACCGACGCCGACGACTTCGAACGCGACTTCGTCGCCGCCGAGGGCCAGTATCTCACCGTCTGTTCGATGAATCTCGCGTTCCGCCGGGAGGTCGTTCCGGCGTTCTACCAACTCCCGATGGACGACAACGGATGGGACGTGGGTCGGTTCGACGATATCTGGTCCGGGCTGTTTCTCAAACGCGCCTGCGACGTGTTGGGCAAGCAGGTGTACAACGGCGGGCCCCTCTGTCACCACGACAAAGCGCCTCGCTCGACGTTCGACGACTTGGCGAACGAGGTGGCGGGCCTCGAACTGAACGAACACGTCTGGGAAGTCGTAGACGACGCCGCGGCGGATGCGGACTCCTTCCGCGAGGCGTTCGCGGAGATGGCGGACGCACTCGCGGAGGGCGACTTCGCGGAGTGGAACAACGGCGAGTTCCTCAACTACTGCGGGGAGTACATGCGCGATTGGCTCGACTGCCTCGCCGAACTGGACGCTCTCGCCGCGGAGGAACGGGCGGTGGTCGCCGATGACTGA